From Halomarina ordinaria:
AAACTGGGCTCCCAAAACTAAAATCAAGCTACTTGCGTTAAAAACAGTGTATTATAAAAAATAGACATACATCGAGGGATGCGTCAAGGTACTGTGGTTTTTAGGAATGTTTGAATACGATTGATTGCTGGTTCAATATCTTCAGTTCTCCGAAGCCCCTGTATCACGAACCGTCCTGTTGAATATAGCATAAAAGTGGCCGAAAAATCATCCAGTCGGACAATAGCAGCGGGAAATTGTTCTGGCTCGTATTCCACCGTCAGCCCAGGATCATTGTCACCGAGTGGAATCTCTTCCAGTTGGAGTGGAGTTCCCAGATCACCGCTCACAGCGATGTTCATTATCTCTGGGCGTTCTAACAAGGTGGCCTCGTGACCAATTTCACAAACACGATTGATTATTTTTTCAATATATTCTGCAGCCTCTTCTGAAGACAGGCACCCATAAACAAATAGTCTCTTATTTGACCAGTCACGACCGCTTATAATAACCCGAACATTAGAATCTGGAGGTGCGTATTTGTGGCCGTTATCCGTACGCTCAAAGCCATTAAGCATCTCCAATTTGGTTGGATCCATCCGAACGATAGCCTTGTGCATCATCGAATGTGGTGAGTATTCCACACCAGACCCCGTCTCAAACCTTTGTTTTCTGCGGTCTCCCTTGGTCATGTTACTGTAAAGTTTCCCAAGGTAGAGACCTGAGTCTTTTGCATATCTATCATCAGAGTCTACCTCGGATGAGGTAGATTCCCGAAACAACAATCAGCCCCCGCTTGAAATGAGAACATAATGGGAGATCTCGCGGATAGTATTATCACGGAACTCCGGCAGAAGTTCGACCGACACCCGGTATGGGTGTGGTACGACGCCCAGGAGAAGTACAAGGGCGTCCTCGACGAGGTCGAATCAGAACTTGACAACGTCACGCTCGCACGCTACAAAGGCAGCTACTTCGAACTGAAGCGCCGTCTCCACGAGGAGGATCCGAACTACGAGCAGAACTGGCTGTTCTACATCCCCGAGTCACGAAACGACGCCGAGTGGTTCCGTGATGTCCACGCCCTCGGGCGACAGTATCGCGTCGGTCAAGACATCGACGACACGCCCGTGACGCAGTTCCTCGTCGAACACGACGAAGAAATCCCCGACGCATACGAGGACTGGGGACAGAACCGCGAAGTTCAGCGCCTGGCGTTCTTTTGCGTTCTCTTCGACACTGCTGGCCCGGCGACCAACGACTGGGTTCGAACCTACCTCTCGAACCCGGAAGAGTACCGTGAGACAATTGAAGACAACGCGATGGCCGACGCCTGGGACGCCCAGCTCCGCGAGGAGTACGGTGTCACCGCGGGACTCGATCCGAAGGAGCTGGCGACTCAGCTCCTCTTCGGCGAGGTGGCCAGCCGAGCACCGACGTCCCGATACGACGAACTCGCTGCTGACGACACTCGCGCTGCTGCGGCGTTCTGTGACGAGTGGCAACAATATGCCCCCGCCGAGTTCACGCGATACGCACAGAAAATCGCGGAAGACTACGACCTTGCGAAGGCCATCATCGACTCCGACCGGATTCACTGGGATGCGACGGCGTTCAAGGGTATCGACATGGGTCTCATCCGGCTCGTGATGAAACGACTCGCCGACGAGACCTATGCAGATCTCCCCGATATCGCGGCAGACCTCCAGCAGACAGTCACTGAGCGCCAAGACAGCTTCTGGAGCAACGAGGACCTCGTCGATTGGTCAGTCCCAGTCCTGGCGGTCGAAACCCTCCAGCGTGTCGGAACTATCGACGCCGACGAAGCCAAGACGCTCTCCTCGTCGGAACTCGCCCAGAAGTATACGAGCGACGACGGGTGGTGGCAAGTCGATGCGGCCTATCGGCAGTACATCAACGCCACCCGAAAGGCCACGTTTCCCTATCCGAACGAAACCACGGTCAAACAGCGGGTTACGCAACACTACATGTCCTTCCTTCAGGGGGTGAACCGGCCGCTTGCGGACATCCTGAGTGACGATCCGACCCTCGGGACACCGCAGACCTCCTTCTACGATGAATTCGCGGATCTTGAGAACGGGACCGCGATCATCATCTGTGACGGGCTTCGCTACGAACTCGCCGAAGCAATTAAACAGAACTTGGGCCGACGGACTGACTTCGAGCAAGACCTGAGCGCAGTCAGCGCAGCCCTCCCCTCGATCACCGAAGTAGGGATGGCTGCACACTTACCCGGGGAACTCGGCCTCGCACTCGAAGACGATGACCTCGTCGTGACTAGCGGCGGTGAGGAAATGACCGGGAAATCAGACCGCGTCGAACGACTCAGCGCCGCAGGCTTCGAAGTGGTGGATATGGACGAGGTGAGCAGCATCTCGTTGGAGGACTTGACGGAGTCTGACCCGGTTCCCCGAGTCGTCTACTCCGGAACGATAGACAAACTCGGTGAGAGTCTCGACGACGATGCGGCGTTCAGCCAGGTTGCCTCCCACGTCGATGACGTCGAACGGACAGTCCAACGATTGAAGCAGGCCGGATACACTCGGTTCGTCATAACGAGCGACCACGGGTTCCTCTATACGGACCGGTTGTCCGACGACCTCAAAGTCGAATCACCCGATCTCGCTCCAGTTGTCAAACGACGGTTCGCAGCCGCCGACAGCGATGCTCCACTCGTCGATACGGACGAATTCATCGAAGTCGATTCCGATGCGCTGTCTGACCTCGGCATCAACGCCCCAGAACTCAAGCTGCTC
This genomic window contains:
- a CDS encoding PglZ domain-containing protein gives rise to the protein MGDLADSIITELRQKFDRHPVWVWYDAQEKYKGVLDEVESELDNVTLARYKGSYFELKRRLHEEDPNYEQNWLFYIPESRNDAEWFRDVHALGRQYRVGQDIDDTPVTQFLVEHDEEIPDAYEDWGQNREVQRLAFFCVLFDTAGPATNDWVRTYLSNPEEYRETIEDNAMADAWDAQLREEYGVTAGLDPKELATQLLFGEVASRAPTSRYDELAADDTRAAAAFCDEWQQYAPAEFTRYAQKIAEDYDLAKAIIDSDRIHWDATAFKGIDMGLIRLVMKRLADETYADLPDIAADLQQTVTERQDSFWSNEDLVDWSVPVLAVETLQRVGTIDADEAKTLSSSELAQKYTSDDGWWQVDAAYRQYINATRKATFPYPNETTVKQRVTQHYMSFLQGVNRPLADILSDDPTLGTPQTSFYDEFADLENGTAIIICDGLRYELAEAIKQNLGRRTDFEQDLSAVSAALPSITEVGMAAHLPGELGLALEDDDLVVTSGGEEMTGKSDRVERLSAAGFEVVDMDEVSSISLEDLTESDPVPRVVYSGTIDKLGESLDDDAAFSQVASHVDDVERTVQRLKQAGYTRFVITSDHGFLYTDRLSDDLKVESPDLAPVVKRRFAAADSDAPLVDTDEFIEVDSDALSDLGINAPELKLLFPRSVACFKAQGGNMQYFHGGISLQELLVPCLSVTTGEIEESASISYDVSIPDPITNSIISVEIEAKSGQVAFDPAPILEIRANIDDEPVADPVTMEVSPGTNSERVRLKQGAISGENSVQFEVIDTDTRETITRKTVELDLLFGDDDMGFDV